DNA from Pichia kudriavzevii chromosome 5, complete sequence:
tgatgaagaagaatcagAGAATGTTGCGGCAAACAGCTCTCATATTGCTAATGTGAATGAAAGATTACCACTGTTAAGTGAAAATGTGGGTGGAAATAATATCAATGAGCATGATAACAACGGTATCGGACAAGGCAGttcattgaagaaggttACAGGTAAACCACAGAAAAACTACAGCTCATTTGAATCAAGATATTCGGCAAATGCATCGACTTCACCGATTGAAGTGATACAAGAGTGATTAACAATTATGGCACCATAAAGGAAATGAATAGTTAATCATCTCAACTTTTATGCCTTTTATATCCATTATTTTATATTGGAACATAGCTGCTTTCTAAAATAtccaaaccaaaaaataaccATGTTTCCTAAAAATCTATATATACATGTCTGCAAggaaaaagacaaactAGAAACTAAGTTTAGAGAATAATTGTAAAAGAAATATGTATGCGAGGGATATTTCGATGCTTCGTTAATATGATTATTGATGTTCGTAACCGTACTTAAACATATCCAGCAGAGCCTTATAATGTCCTAATACGCCACCAATCACAAAGAGGTGCCATAAGTTATGAGAATTACCGATCCAGTCGATCCACCATAGTGAAGTGATTCCATGATTACAAGTCTTGACAGGCTGTTTATGCAAGTATTCCAAGAATTTCCCCTCTCTGTCCAACTGCATGATTGTTTCATCcgaaatttcaaagttatcaacttcaacatcGGTCCTGCAACATTCGGGAAAGAAAGAGCCATAGAATACAACACCTGAAAGGTAccaaacaaatgaaaatagcaAAGGAAAGAACAAATTCAAGCAATACTGGATAGAATGAAAAAAGCAAgaacatgaaaatgcaaCAACACCCAAGAACGACAATGAGATGAAGAACAAGATTCTCAATATTCTTGATTCTGGCCGATCAAAATAAGGGTGCCAAGCCATTATGATTCCAACTATACCAGCTATCGATGAGAATCCCATAAATAGcagtttcaattttaagTGGCCCTTTAAGGAGATATGTTCAGTTGAAATAATTGAGGAAGATATCAATATAACAATACCACTATAATCGAAACATGCAAACTTGGACCGCGTTGTCACGAATCCAATATTAGCATAAGAATGCCagaaaactgaaaacaTCATACAAATAATCGAGGATGAAATGAAGAGATACATGACCGCCTTATCACTCAAACTTGCTGCATAAGTTTGGAAATGCTCAGATTGGGGGAAGTGGACCAAACCGAGGTAGACCATGTAAGCAGAACCTAACAAATGAGTCCAGATATTTACGGTTTCATTGTGCCAATGTAACCACGATGTCATTGCTGAGAAGTGACTAGTGGCAAACCTGTACCCATAAATTATGTACTTGTTTTCTCTCCATTGGAATGGAAGCTCATAAAAAGTCAAATGTCTTTTCTTCGAGGTTGTCAACGCAACGTCATAGTTATAGAGTGTCTCCTTTAATGCAATCAAACGTTCACTTGGATGTGTATTCAACGGTGGTAAATTATGGTGTTTCTCGAAATCCGTTAAACGGGCGTTCAAGACTTGAATGGCATAGAACAGCTGTTGTTTATATTCCTGGAAAGTTTGGGTGCTGTTTGCCAGGGTACTATGAGCTTTCTCATCAAGGGAATGTTTCTTGTCCTCACCCTTTGGctgtttctcttgttcATAATAATCGTCTATTATTTTCGTCAACGGATGCAAGCTATGCTGCTGGTTCTTTTGAAGGTAGCCTTTAATGGATTTCAAGGTACTGACCAAGTTGGAATACGAAGGCGTGTACGATAGTATTGTGCTGGCagtattttcaacatccaCGGCCGACTGTTCAAGATACTTCTCCATGTTCGATAGcttcaattcaaatttgCCCAGTAGCTTGTCTATCTTGGTCAAAACCAACTTTTCCATCATTTCTAGTCTTTCGACATCGGGATTTGACTTGATTATAACATCATCTGGTTTGATTTCGTGTGTACTCTCAGTAGAAGCGTTATTATCCCTCGAAATAGGAGTTGACTTCTCATTTCTGTTCTTTAGAACACCGCTGTCCATTGTCAGATACTTCTCA
Protein-coding regions in this window:
- a CDS encoding uncharacterized protein (PKUD0E04090; similar to Saccharomyces cerevisiae YLR023C (IZH3); ancestral locus Anc_5.197) → MDSGVLKNRNEKSTPISRDNNASTESTHEIKPDDVIIKSNPDVERLEMMEKLVLTKIDKLLGKFELKLSNMEKYLEQSAVDVENTASTILSYTPSYSNLVSTLKSIKGYLQKNQQHSLHPLTKIIDDYYEQEKQPKGEDKKHSLDEKAHSTLANSTQTFQEYKQQLFYAIQVLNARLTDFEKHHNLPPLNTHPSERLIALKETLYNYDVALTTSKKRHLTFYELPFQWRENKYIIYGYRFATSHFSAMTSWLHWHNETVNIWTHLLGSAYMVYLGLVHFPQSEHFQTYAASLSDKAVMYLFISSSIICMMFSVFWHSYANIGFVTTRSKFACFDYSGIVILISSSIISTEHISLKGHLKLKLLFMGFSSIAGIVGIIMAWHPYFDRPESRILRILFFISLSFLGVVAFSCSCFFHSIQYCLNLFFPLLFSFVWYLSGVVFYGSFFPECCRTDVEVDNFEISDETIMQLDREGKFLEYLHKQPVKTCNHGITSLWWIDWIGNSHNLWHLFVIGGVLGHYKALLDMFKYGYEHQ